A portion of the Microbacterium hominis genome contains these proteins:
- a CDS encoding cryptochrome/photolyase family protein: MPSPSIVWFRDDLRLADNPALRAALDRGEPVIALYVLDEESSGVRALGGAARWWLHHALAALDERLRDRGGPLVLRRGEAARVIAETVRDAGAGAVFWNRRYGGPEREIDAALKASLRDDGVEVASFAASLLFEPWTVKTGGGTSYAVFTPFWKSCLAMPAPRAPLPEPRDIPRPARTPASADLDEWMLLPRHPDWAGGLRETWEPGELAARLRLRDFLADDLADYDRARDEPAAGVTSGLSPRLRWGELSPHQVWHETLSSPAAQRHASAAQRFLSELGWREFAWHTLFHFPQLATKNLRPEFDAFPWPRLRPTQLEAWQRGRTGIPLVDAGMRELWHTGVMHNRVRMVAASFLVKNLLIDWRRGEEWFWDTLVDADAASNPFNWQWVAGSGADAAPYFRVFNPLLQAEKFDPQGSYVAQWAPDSAEREPLVDLKQTRQAALDAYEEVKRAARR; encoded by the coding sequence ATGCCGTCCCCGTCGATCGTGTGGTTCCGAGACGACCTGCGCCTGGCCGACAACCCCGCTCTGCGCGCCGCGCTCGATCGCGGCGAGCCGGTGATCGCGCTGTACGTGCTCGACGAGGAGTCCTCGGGGGTGCGCGCGCTCGGGGGCGCGGCACGCTGGTGGCTGCACCACGCGCTCGCCGCGCTCGACGAACGCCTCCGCGACCGGGGCGGCCCGCTCGTGCTCCGCCGCGGAGAGGCTGCCCGCGTGATCGCCGAGACGGTGCGGGATGCCGGGGCCGGCGCCGTCTTCTGGAACCGCCGCTACGGCGGACCGGAGCGCGAGATCGACGCCGCCCTCAAGGCCTCCCTGCGCGACGACGGGGTCGAGGTGGCGTCGTTCGCGGCATCCCTCCTCTTCGAGCCGTGGACCGTGAAGACAGGCGGCGGCACGTCGTACGCCGTGTTCACCCCGTTCTGGAAGTCATGCCTCGCGATGCCCGCACCGCGTGCGCCGCTGCCCGAGCCGCGGGATATCCCCCGACCGGCCCGCACCCCCGCCTCCGCCGACCTCGACGAATGGATGCTGCTGCCGCGGCATCCCGATTGGGCGGGCGGCCTGCGGGAGACGTGGGAGCCGGGCGAGCTCGCCGCGCGCCTGCGCCTGCGGGACTTTCTCGCCGATGACCTCGCCGACTACGACCGGGCGCGCGACGAGCCGGCCGCCGGGGTCACCAGCGGACTGTCGCCGCGGCTGCGGTGGGGCGAGCTCAGCCCGCACCAGGTGTGGCACGAGACGCTGTCCTCGCCTGCCGCGCAGCGCCATGCCTCGGCCGCGCAGCGGTTCCTCTCCGAGCTCGGCTGGCGGGAGTTCGCGTGGCACACGCTGTTCCACTTCCCGCAGCTCGCGACGAAGAACCTGCGCCCCGAGTTCGACGCGTTCCCGTGGCCGCGGCTGCGCCCGACGCAGCTCGAGGCCTGGCAGCGCGGTCGCACCGGCATCCCGCTGGTCGACGCCGGCATGCGCGAGCTCTGGCACACCGGCGTCATGCACAACCGGGTGCGCATGGTCGCCGCGTCGTTCCTCGTGAAGAACCTGCTCATCGACTGGCGACGCGGCGAGGAATGGTTCTGGGACACGCTGGTGGATGCCGACGCGGCATCCAATCCCTTCAACTGGCAGTGGGTCGCCGGCAGCGGAGCGGATGCCGCCCCGTACTTCCGCGTGTTCAACCCGCTGCTGCAGGCCGAGAAGTTCGACCCGCAGGGCTCTTACGTCGCGCAGTGGGCACCCGACAGCGCCGAGCGCGAACCGCTCGTCGATCTGAAGCAGACACGGCAGGCGGCGCTCGACGCGTACGAAGAGGTCAAGCGGGCCGCGCGGCGCTGA
- a CDS encoding LLM class flavin-dependent oxidoreductase has protein sequence MSTSPAPALSVLDLVPVRTGQTSSQAIAASLALAATADRLGYRRYWFAEHHNMPAVASTTPPVLVAATAARTTRIRVGSGGVMLPNHSPLVVAEQFAALEALAPGRIDLGLGRAPGSDPVITQLLRQSGTTSDVERFPDHVRDIAALVSPEGASLRFTSGGTYDVHATPAATSAPEVWLLGSSDYSAQLAASFGLPYVFANHFSGQGLERALELYRTQFQPTETRPAPRTFLTVNVAAAPTHDEAEARAVPYLRSMARLRMNKPLGPSETVEQALAGADEFDGLGAQIMAGARAAWFVGTGEEVAAEVRAFAAKHDVDEVMLSPIAGAYEAEPMDAAPGRTQTLELVAAALAQPADAPVTGR, from the coding sequence ATGAGCACTTCCCCCGCCCCGGCCCTGTCCGTCCTCGATCTGGTGCCGGTGCGCACCGGGCAGACCAGCTCCCAGGCGATCGCCGCGTCGCTGGCTCTGGCGGCGACAGCCGACCGGCTCGGGTATCGGCGCTACTGGTTCGCCGAGCACCACAACATGCCCGCGGTGGCCTCGACGACCCCGCCGGTGCTGGTGGCGGCGACGGCCGCCCGCACGACGCGCATCCGGGTCGGATCCGGTGGCGTGATGCTGCCCAACCACTCCCCGCTCGTGGTGGCCGAGCAGTTCGCGGCGCTCGAGGCCCTCGCGCCCGGGCGCATCGACCTGGGGCTCGGCCGCGCGCCCGGATCCGACCCCGTGATCACGCAGCTGCTGCGGCAGAGCGGCACGACCAGCGACGTCGAGCGCTTCCCCGACCACGTGCGCGACATCGCCGCGCTCGTCTCGCCCGAGGGCGCGTCGCTGCGGTTCACCAGCGGCGGCACCTACGACGTGCACGCGACGCCGGCGGCCACGAGCGCCCCGGAGGTCTGGCTGCTGGGGTCGAGCGACTACTCCGCCCAGCTGGCCGCGTCGTTCGGCCTCCCCTACGTCTTCGCGAACCACTTCTCGGGCCAGGGTCTGGAGCGTGCGCTCGAGCTCTACCGCACCCAGTTCCAGCCGACCGAGACGCGGCCGGCGCCGCGCACCTTCCTCACCGTGAACGTCGCGGCCGCGCCCACGCACGACGAGGCCGAGGCGCGCGCCGTGCCGTACCTGCGCTCGATGGCGCGCCTGCGGATGAACAAGCCGCTCGGCCCGTCGGAGACGGTCGAGCAGGCGCTGGCCGGGGCGGACGAGTTCGACGGACTCGGCGCGCAGATCATGGCCGGCGCCCGCGCGGCGTGGTTCGTCGGCACGGGCGAGGAGGTCGCCGCCGAGGTGCGCGCGTTCGCCGCGAAGCACGACGTCGACGAGGTCATGCTCTCGCCGATCGCGGGGGCGTATGAGGCGGAGCCGATGGATGCCGCACCCGGCCGCACCCAGACCCTCGAGCTCGTCGCCGCCGCGCTCGCGCAGCCGGCCGACGCGCCCGTCACCGGGCGGTGA
- the pheA gene encoding prephenate dehydratase, whose translation MTAEPHAPTRRTYSYLGPAGTFTEAALAQVPEARGQIWRPVRNVGEALADVVEGRADAAMIAIENSVDGGVSTAQDALATIPGLRIVGEYLVPVDFVLVARPGTALDDVSLIAAHPVAYAQCLQWLTRTLPAHAHIPAASNVASAMGLLDGSSDADAAIAPPGILDHHDLELLASGIGDNANAVTRFVLVSRTVAPQPPTGADKTSLIVELPDDHPGALLEMLEQFATRGVNLSLLASRPIGDALGRYRFVIDADGHVADERMADALMGLRRFSPRVIFLGSYPRADRTLVHYHDRYADDIFVEARDWLRGIISGEPED comes from the coding sequence GTGACCGCCGAGCCCCACGCCCCGACCCGCCGCACCTACAGCTATCTGGGGCCGGCCGGGACGTTCACCGAGGCGGCTCTCGCCCAGGTGCCCGAGGCGCGCGGCCAGATCTGGCGGCCCGTCCGCAATGTCGGCGAAGCGCTCGCCGACGTCGTCGAGGGGCGCGCCGACGCGGCGATGATCGCGATCGAGAACTCGGTCGACGGCGGCGTCTCGACCGCGCAGGATGCCCTTGCGACGATCCCGGGCCTGCGCATCGTGGGGGAGTATCTGGTTCCCGTCGACTTCGTCCTCGTTGCCCGCCCCGGCACCGCGCTCGACGACGTGTCGCTCATCGCCGCGCACCCGGTCGCGTACGCGCAGTGCCTGCAGTGGCTCACCCGCACCCTCCCCGCCCACGCGCACATCCCCGCCGCGAGCAATGTCGCCAGCGCCATGGGCCTGCTCGACGGGTCGAGCGACGCCGATGCCGCGATCGCCCCGCCCGGCATCCTCGACCACCACGACCTCGAACTGCTCGCCTCCGGAATCGGCGACAACGCCAACGCGGTGACGCGCTTCGTGCTGGTCAGCCGCACGGTCGCCCCGCAGCCGCCGACCGGCGCCGACAAGACCTCGCTCATCGTGGAGCTGCCCGACGACCACCCCGGTGCGCTGCTGGAGATGCTGGAGCAGTTCGCCACCCGAGGCGTGAACCTGTCGCTCCTGGCCTCGCGGCCGATCGGCGACGCGCTCGGACGCTACCGGTTCGTCATCGACGCCGACGGGCACGTGGCCGACGAGCGCATGGCGGACGCCCTCATGGGACTTCGCCGGTTCAGCCCCCGCGTGATCTTCCTGGGTTCCTACCCGCGGGCCGACCGCACCCTCGTGCACTACCACGACCGCTACGCTGACGACATCTTCGTCGAGGCGCGCGACTGGCTGCGCGGGATCATCAGCGGAGAGCCGGAGGACTGA
- a CDS encoding glycoside hydrolase family 13 protein, whose product MDTDVLTRRANPSAPSDADPQWWRSAVIYQVYVRSFADGSGDGTGDLAGVRSRLGYLKELGVDAIWFTPWYPSPLADGGYDVQDYRAIDPRFGSLGEAEALIREALALGIRTIVDVVPNHISDQHEWFQAALAAGPGSPERERFWFHPGKGENGDRMPTDWVSNFQGTTWTRTANPDGTPGEWYLHLFTPEQPDLNWNHPDVRREHEEILRFWFDRGVAGVRIDSAALLIKDPDLPEVGEKQGPGQHPTEDRDELHDIYRSWRAIADGYGGTRVLVGEIWLPDIDRFAAYLRPDEMHTAFNFDFLARPWGAASFRTSIDATLAAHAPVDAPATWVLSNHDVTRPVTRYGREDTAFAFLKKRFGVPTDPELGLHRARAAALLVAALPGSLYIYQGDELGLPEVEDLPLELIQDPMHFRSGGTDPGRDGCRVPLPWSGDRPPFGFSADTGSAAKPWLPQPAEWGALTVEAQEADPSSTLHLYRSALRLRRELVALRDEPLEWMDAAPAAAAAAAAADVLAFRRGDAFACIVNTGDASIPLPPGAEVLIASTALEHGRLPGNAAVWLRLLPETAGAASRIPSLPTTPEGDAPRG is encoded by the coding sequence GTGGACACCGACGTCCTCACCCGACGCGCGAACCCCAGCGCGCCGTCGGACGCCGACCCGCAGTGGTGGCGGTCCGCGGTCATCTACCAGGTCTACGTCCGCAGCTTCGCCGACGGCAGCGGCGACGGCACCGGCGATCTCGCCGGCGTGCGATCGCGCCTGGGCTACCTCAAGGAGCTCGGCGTCGACGCGATCTGGTTCACGCCGTGGTACCCGAGTCCGCTCGCCGACGGCGGCTACGACGTGCAGGACTACCGCGCGATCGACCCGCGGTTCGGCTCGCTCGGCGAGGCCGAGGCGCTCATCCGGGAGGCGCTCGCCCTCGGCATCCGCACGATCGTCGATGTCGTCCCCAACCACATCTCCGACCAGCACGAATGGTTCCAGGCGGCGCTCGCCGCGGGTCCCGGCAGCCCCGAGCGGGAGCGGTTCTGGTTCCACCCGGGCAAGGGCGAGAACGGCGACCGGATGCCCACGGACTGGGTGTCGAACTTCCAGGGCACCACATGGACGCGCACCGCGAACCCCGACGGCACGCCGGGGGAGTGGTATCTGCACCTGTTCACGCCGGAGCAGCCCGATCTCAACTGGAACCACCCCGACGTGCGCCGTGAGCACGAGGAGATCCTGCGCTTCTGGTTCGACCGCGGCGTCGCCGGTGTGCGCATCGACTCCGCGGCCCTGCTGATCAAGGATCCCGACCTGCCCGAGGTCGGCGAGAAGCAGGGCCCCGGCCAGCATCCGACCGAGGACCGCGACGAGCTGCACGACATCTACCGCTCGTGGCGCGCGATCGCCGACGGCTACGGGGGCACCCGTGTGCTCGTGGGCGAGATCTGGCTGCCCGACATCGACCGCTTCGCCGCGTACCTGCGTCCCGATGAGATGCACACGGCTTTCAACTTCGACTTCCTCGCCCGTCCCTGGGGGGCCGCATCCTTCCGGACCTCGATCGATGCGACCCTCGCCGCGCACGCGCCGGTCGACGCGCCGGCGACCTGGGTGCTCTCCAACCACGACGTGACGCGCCCGGTCACCCGCTACGGCCGCGAAGACACGGCGTTCGCGTTCCTCAAGAAGCGGTTCGGCGTTCCGACCGACCCCGAGCTGGGTCTGCATCGGGCCCGCGCGGCCGCGCTGCTGGTGGCAGCCCTCCCGGGGAGTCTTTACATCTATCAGGGCGACGAGCTCGGCCTCCCCGAGGTGGAGGACCTCCCGCTCGAACTCATCCAGGACCCCATGCACTTCCGCTCGGGCGGCACCGATCCGGGGCGGGATGGATGCCGCGTCCCGCTGCCCTGGAGCGGCGACCGCCCGCCCTTCGGCTTCAGCGCCGACACCGGCTCAGCCGCAAAGCCCTGGCTGCCCCAGCCGGCGGAGTGGGGAGCCCTCACCGTCGAGGCCCAGGAGGCCGACCCCTCATCGACGCTCCACCTCTACCGCAGCGCCCTCCGCCTGCGCCGCGAGCTCGTCGCCCTGCGCGACGAACCGCTGGAGTGGATGGATGCCGCGCCCGCCGCAGCCGCCGCAGCCGCCGCAGCCGACGTGCTCGCCTTCCGCCGCGGCGACGCCTTTGCGTGCATCGTCAACACCGGCGACGCGTCGATCCCGCTGCCACCCGGCGCCGAGGTGCTGATCGCCAGCACCGCACTCGAGCACGGGCGCCTCCCCGGCAACGCCGCGGTGTGGCTGCGACTGCTGCCGGAGACGGCCGGCGCGGCATCCCGAATCCCGTCCCTGCCCACCACCCCCGAGGGCGACGCGCCGAGAGGCTGA
- a CDS encoding Ig-like domain-containing protein → MPSTAPVRVPDTAPIRTVRRARAATHERPRLTLASARTLPSGARIVEFVAAHTRELDRIAANLYDATSTVMVRSLGTQTLWGADDRGSFTIPSGLPDGVYTVRATVRDIAGTTATVTHAVTVERARAA, encoded by the coding sequence ATGCCCTCCACCGCCCCCGTCCGCGTGCCCGACACCGCGCCGATCCGCACCGTCCGCCGAGCCCGCGCCGCCACCCACGAGCGCCCGCGACTGACGCTCGCCTCGGCGCGCACCCTCCCGTCGGGAGCGCGCATCGTCGAGTTCGTGGCCGCGCACACGCGGGAGCTCGATCGCATCGCGGCGAACCTGTATGACGCGACCTCGACGGTGATGGTGAGATCGCTCGGCACGCAGACGCTGTGGGGCGCCGACGACCGCGGCTCGTTCACGATCCCGAGCGGACTGCCCGACGGGGTCTACACCGTGCGCGCGACGGTCCGCGACATCGCCGGCACCACCGCCACCGTCACGCACGCCGTCACTGTCGAGCGCGCACGCGCCGCCTGA
- the pgm gene encoding phosphoglucomutase (alpha-D-glucose-1,6-bisphosphate-dependent): MSRAGQPAEASDLIDIDEVINAYYDRRPDPSIPEQRVAFGTSGHRGSSLSSSFNEVHILATTQAIVDYRAAQGITGPLFLGRDTHGLSLPAERTAIEVLVANGVDVRVDARDSYVPTPALSHAILTYNKGRDAADPGRADGIVVTPSHNPPRDGGFKYNPPHGGPADTDATGWIADRANVLIAAGLDGVKRTRYADIDGDSLGEYDFRDAYVRDLANIIDVEAIRSAGVRIGADPLGGASVDYWALIAEVHGLDLTVVNPDVDPTWRFMTLDWDEKIRMDPSSPSAMASLVARRDEYDILTGNDADADRHGIVTPDAGLMNPNHYLAVAIEYLYSHRPGWSADAAVGKTLVSSMIIDKVVAALGRKLLEVPVGFKWFVPGLLDGSVAFGGEESAGASFLRTDGSVWTTDKDGILLCLLAAEILAVTGKTPSQRYAELDAEFGASAYQRVDAPASPAQKAALSKLAPEAVSATDLAGEPIVAKLSHAPGNGAAIGGLKVQTEHAWFAARPSGTEDVYKLYAESLRGPEHLAQVQAEARAVVAEALGGA, translated from the coding sequence ATGAGTCGCGCAGGACAGCCCGCCGAAGCATCCGACCTCATCGACATCGATGAGGTGATCAACGCCTACTACGACCGCAGACCCGATCCCTCGATCCCCGAGCAGCGCGTCGCCTTCGGCACCAGCGGACACCGCGGCTCGAGCCTCTCGTCGAGCTTCAACGAGGTGCACATCCTCGCGACCACGCAGGCGATCGTCGACTACCGCGCCGCGCAGGGCATCACCGGCCCGCTCTTCCTCGGCCGCGACACCCACGGCCTCTCGCTGCCCGCCGAGCGCACCGCGATCGAGGTGCTCGTCGCCAACGGCGTCGACGTGCGCGTGGATGCACGCGACTCGTACGTGCCGACGCCCGCGCTCTCCCATGCGATCCTCACCTACAACAAGGGCCGGGATGCCGCCGACCCCGGTCGTGCGGACGGCATCGTGGTCACCCCCAGCCACAACCCGCCCCGTGACGGCGGCTTCAAGTACAACCCACCCCACGGCGGACCCGCCGACACCGACGCGACGGGGTGGATCGCCGACCGCGCCAATGTGCTCATCGCCGCGGGCCTCGACGGCGTCAAGCGCACCCGCTACGCCGACATCGACGGCGACAGCCTCGGCGAATACGACTTCCGCGACGCGTACGTGCGCGACCTCGCGAACATCATCGACGTCGAGGCGATCCGCTCCGCGGGCGTGCGCATCGGCGCCGACCCGCTCGGCGGCGCCTCCGTGGACTACTGGGCGCTCATCGCCGAGGTGCACGGGCTCGACCTCACGGTGGTCAATCCCGACGTCGATCCGACGTGGCGGTTCATGACCCTGGACTGGGACGAGAAGATCCGCATGGATCCGTCGTCACCTTCGGCGATGGCATCCCTCGTCGCCCGCCGCGACGAGTACGACATCCTCACCGGCAACGACGCCGACGCCGACCGGCACGGCATCGTCACCCCCGACGCGGGGCTGATGAACCCGAACCACTACCTCGCGGTCGCGATCGAGTACCTGTACTCGCACCGCCCCGGGTGGAGCGCCGATGCCGCCGTCGGCAAGACACTGGTGAGCTCGATGATCATCGACAAGGTCGTGGCCGCGCTCGGCCGGAAGCTGCTGGAGGTTCCGGTGGGCTTCAAGTGGTTCGTGCCCGGACTGCTCGACGGCTCGGTCGCCTTCGGCGGCGAGGAGTCGGCCGGCGCCTCGTTCCTGCGCACCGACGGCTCGGTGTGGACCACCGACAAGGACGGCATCCTGCTGTGCCTGCTCGCCGCCGAGATCCTCGCCGTGACCGGCAAGACCCCGTCGCAGCGATACGCGGAGCTCGATGCCGAGTTCGGAGCCTCCGCCTACCAGCGCGTCGACGCCCCGGCATCCCCCGCGCAGAAGGCGGCGCTGTCGAAGCTCGCCCCCGAGGCCGTGTCGGCGACCGACCTCGCCGGCGAGCCGATCGTGGCCAAGCTCTCGCACGCCCCGGGCAACGGTGCAGCGATCGGCGGGCTCAAGGTGCAGACCGAGCACGCGTGGTTCGCCGCGCGACCGTCGGGCACCGAGGACGTCTACAAGCTCTACGCCGAGTCGCTGCGCGGCCCCGAGCACCTCGCGCAGGTGCAGGCCGAGGCCCGCGCGGTCGTCGCGGAGGCCCTCGGCGGCGCCTGA
- a CDS encoding LacI family DNA-binding transcriptional regulator, with protein MSKRLAEVARKVGVSEATVSRVLNDKPGVSDATRQAVLTALDVLGYERPTKLRGERARLVGLVLPELSNPIFPALAEIIGGGLTQNGYTPLLCTQNAGGITESDYVDLLLAQQVSGVIFLGGNYSQADAPHGHYERLRQVHLPTVLVNARISSLDFATVSTDDLAAAEQAVQHLFHLGHRRIGMLLGPADHIPSQRKLAAARPLLERLGAPLDDALVVRGLYSLESGQAGATRLLANGATAIVCASDLLALGAVRAARRAGLRVPADVSVVGFDDSALMSCTEPPLTTVRQPIESMGRTVIELLLAQIAGTTDAGDELLFEPELVLRASTGPLPA; from the coding sequence ATGTCGAAGCGTCTCGCCGAGGTGGCGCGCAAGGTCGGAGTGAGCGAGGCCACGGTCAGTCGCGTGCTCAACGACAAGCCCGGAGTTTCCGACGCGACGCGCCAGGCGGTGCTCACGGCGCTCGACGTGCTGGGCTACGAGCGGCCGACGAAGCTGCGCGGCGAGCGCGCGCGACTGGTGGGGCTGGTGCTGCCCGAGCTGTCGAACCCGATCTTCCCCGCGCTCGCCGAGATCATCGGCGGCGGGCTCACGCAGAACGGCTACACGCCGCTGCTGTGCACGCAGAACGCGGGCGGGATCACCGAGTCCGACTACGTCGACCTGCTCCTCGCGCAGCAGGTCTCGGGCGTCATCTTCCTCGGCGGCAACTACAGCCAGGCCGATGCGCCGCACGGCCACTACGAGCGGCTGCGGCAGGTGCATCTGCCCACCGTGCTGGTCAACGCGCGCATCTCGTCGCTGGATTTCGCGACCGTGTCGACCGATGATCTTGCCGCGGCCGAGCAGGCCGTGCAGCACCTCTTCCATCTCGGACACCGCCGGATCGGGATGCTGCTGGGCCCGGCCGACCACATCCCGTCGCAGCGCAAGCTCGCGGCCGCGCGACCCCTGCTGGAGCGCCTGGGTGCGCCGCTGGACGACGCGCTGGTCGTGCGGGGCCTCTACTCGCTCGAGTCGGGCCAGGCCGGCGCGACGCGGCTGCTCGCGAACGGCGCCACCGCGATCGTCTGCGCCAGCGACCTGCTCGCCCTCGGGGCGGTGCGGGCGGCACGGCGTGCGGGACTGCGCGTTCCGGCCGACGTGAGCGTCGTCGGCTTCGACGACTCGGCGCTCATGAGCTGCACCGAACCCCCGCTGACGACGGTGCGCCAGCCGATCGAGTCGATGGGGCGCACGGTGATCGAGCTGCTGCTCGCCCAGATCGCCGGAACCACCGACGCCGGCGACGAACTGCTCTTCGAGCCCGAGCTCGTCCTGCGCGCCTCGACGGGCCCGCTCCCCGCCTGA
- a CDS encoding pyridoxamine 5'-phosphate oxidase family protein, with amino-acid sequence MTQPFAFDPGNAVHAKALARLESDAEQVVWIATIGRDGYPHTVPVWFLWRDGKAFILSQPETAKVRNLRADPHVALNLEAGADGEQLLVLRGVATLHDDASTALAEQIGPAYVAKYGEWMLRLGLTMESMAAGYSTVIEVTPHKLIAW; translated from the coding sequence ATGACCCAGCCGTTCGCGTTCGACCCCGGCAACGCCGTGCACGCGAAGGCTCTCGCGCGGCTGGAGTCCGACGCCGAGCAGGTCGTCTGGATCGCCACGATCGGCCGTGACGGCTACCCGCACACCGTGCCGGTGTGGTTCCTGTGGCGCGACGGCAAGGCGTTCATCCTGAGCCAGCCCGAGACCGCGAAGGTGCGCAACCTCCGCGCCGACCCGCACGTGGCACTCAACCTCGAGGCGGGTGCCGACGGCGAGCAGCTGCTGGTGCTGCGCGGCGTCGCGACGCTGCACGACGACGCGTCGACCGCCCTCGCGGAGCAGATCGGCCCCGCGTACGTGGCCAAGTACGGCGAGTGGATGCTGCGCCTCGGCCTCACGATGGAGTCGATGGCCGCCGGCTACTCGACGGTCATCGAGGTCACCCCGCACAAGCTCATCGCCTGGTGA